AATGTCAGTTTATGCGCAGAAGATAGAATGGGGGGTAGGGGGTAAGGAGTGAATAAGAGGAGGGGATAGGGCTCAAATAGAAAGGAACAgtgggacagacaaaggagtgaataacgatctggctgggaagGTGAagagctgttaatggagactgttagtggctaacaataggtcaTATCTAatggcagactgtgtgataacaaggagaaagtgagtactgcagacactggatgatgaaggacttacgcctgaaacattgactctcctgctcctcggatgctgtgcttttctagcaccacattttttgtaTGTGATAACAAGCCTCCAACAagcatccaccgcctccaacctcatagtcccacaaccccgcaccgcccgtttctacctcctgcccaaaatccaccaTCCTGACTGTCCCGGCCGAGCCATTggctcagcctgctcctgccccaccgaactcatctcggcatacctcgacacggtcctgtccccattagtccaagaattccccacctacgttcgggacaccacccacgccctccacctcctccatgattttcgcttccccggtccccaacgccttatcttcaccatggacatccagtccctgtacacctccatcccgcANNNNNNNNNNNNNNNNNNNNNNNNNNNNNNNNNNNNNNNNNNNNNNNNNNNNNNNNNNNNNNNNNNNNNNNNNNNNNNNNNNNNNNNNNNNNNNNNNNNNNNNNNNNNNNNNNNNNNNNNNNNNNNNNNNNNNNNNNNNNNNNNNNNNNNNNNNNNNNNNNNNNNNNNNNNNNNNNNNNNNNNNNNNNNNNNNNNNNNNNNNNNNNNNNNNNNNNNNNNNNNNNNNNNNNNNNNNNNNNNNNNNNNNNNNNNNNNNNNNNNNNNNNNNGTCCCTCAGCCCGGTCCCTCAGCCCGGTCCCTCAACCCTGTCCCTcaaccctgtccctcagccctgtcccTCAGCTCTCTCCCTCAGCCCTCTTCCTCAACCCGGTCCCTCAGCTCAGTCCCTCAGCCCTGTCCCTCATTCCTGTCCCGCAGAcctgtccctcagccctgaccctcagCCCTGTTCTCAgccctgtccctcagccctgtccctcagccctgtccctcagccctgtcccTCAGCCCTCTCCCTCAGCCCGACCCTCAGATCGGTCCCGCAGCCCGGTCCCTCAGCCCGGTCCCTCAACCCTGTCCCTCAACCCTGTCCCTCAACCCGGTCCCTCAGATCGGTCCCTCAGCtctgtccctcagccctgtcGCACAGCCCTGTCCCTcaaccctgtccctcagcccGGTCCCTCAGCCCGGTCCCTCAACCCAGTCCCTcaaccctgtccctcagccctgtcccTCAGCTCTCTCCCTCAGCCCTCTTCCTCAACCCGGTCCCTCAGctcagtccctcagcactgtccctcggCCCTGTCCATCAGCCCTGTCCCTCAACCTGGTCCCTCAGCCCGTTCCCTCAACCCTATCCCTCAGCCTGGTCCCTcaaccctgtccctcagccctgtcccTCAGCTCTCTCCCTCAGCCCTCTCCCTCAACCCGAACCATCAACCATGTCCCGCAACCCTTCCCTCAGCCCAGTCACTGaaccctgtccctcagccctgtcctTCAGCTcagtccctcaacactgtccctcgGCCCTGTCATTCAGCCCCATCCCTCAGCCCTGTCCCTCAACCTGGTCCCACAACCCTGTCCCTCAAACCTGTCCCTCAGCCCTCTCACTCATCCCTCTCCCTCAGCCCGACCCTCAGACCGGTCCCTCAGCCCTGTCCCTCAACCTTCCACAGCCCTGTCCCTCAGtcctgtccctcagccctgtccaTCAACCGtgtccctcaacactgtccctcaaCCCTATCCCTCAGCCCGGTCCCTCAGCCCGGTCCCTCAGCCCGGTCCCTCAACCCTGTCCCTcaaccctgtccctcagccctgtcGCACAGCCCTGTCCCTCAGCCCGGTCCCTCCGCCCGGTCCCTCAACCCAAACCCTCAACCCTGTCCCTCAGCCTGGTCCCTCAACCCTCTCCCTCAACCCGGTCCCTCAACCATGTCCCGCAAACCTTCCCTCAgccctgtccctcagccctgtcccTCAGCTCAGTCCCtcgcagccctcactttcccctatgtgataacaaggcctggcaCACGTGGGGACTGGTGTGAGCACATGGGCCAACTCAAACCCGAAAGTTACGGAACTCAATaatgagtccagagggctgcagggtccccaagcggaaagtgaggtgctgttcttcgagcttgcactgagcttcactggagcacggCAGCAAGCCTTGGGACAGAGATCTCAGCCAGCGAACAGGGCGGGGGGTTTGAAGGGGCAGGCAGGTTAATGGAAACGTTTCGGTGAACAGAACACAAGTATTAACTGCAGCACACCCAGAccttgtagaggagaccacattgtgaatgcAATCAACTGGAAGATGGAGAATTGCTAACGTTGGCCCCGTGCTTTCAGAAGGGTAGCGGGGATAATGCCGGTGCCGGTGAGCTGACCGGTGAGCCCaacatcagtgggagggaagctgctggagaaggtactggaGGATGGGATCTACTCCCATTTGGAAAACGATGGGCTGTGTGCGGGAAGGTCACCTTTTATAAACCAAACACAATTCTTCAAACAGGTGACCAAGTAGATTGATGGGGGGGGGTGGTCATACACATGGATCACAGCGACACGATTGAGAAGGCTCCCCACGGTAAGGCTGAGGAGAAGGTGAAGCCACCAGGGATACAGCCCTCAGCCctgtccctcaacactgtccctcagCCCggtccctcagccctgaccctcaaCCCTGTCCCTCAACCCTGTCCCTCAACCCTGACCCTAAGCCCTGTCTCTCAACTCTGTCCCTCAACCCTGACCCTAAGCCCTGTCTTTCAACTCTGTCCCTCAGCTCGGTCCCTCAGCTCGGTCCCTCAGATCGCTCCCTCAGCTCTGTCCCTCAGCCCGGTCCCTCAGCCTGGTCCCTCAGCCCAAGCCCTCAGCCCGGTCCctcaaccctgtccctcaggcCGGTCCCTCAGCCCGGACCTTCAACACTGTCCCTTAGCCCTGTCCCTCAGCCCTCTCCCTCAGCCCTCTCCCTCAGCCCTGTCCCTCAGCCCTCTCCCTCAACCCTGTCCCTCAACCCGGTCCCTCAGCCCTGTCCACCAAACGtgtccctcaacactgtccctcaaCCCTATCCCTCAGCCCGATCCCTCAGCCCGGTCCCTCAACCCTGTCCCTCAACCCTGTCCCTCAACCCTGACCCTAAGCCCTGTCTCTCAACTCTGTCCCTCAACCCTGACCCTAAGCCCTGTCTTTCAACTCTGTCCCTCAGCTCGGTCCCTCAGCTCGGTCCCTCAGATCGCTCCCTCAGCTCTGTCCCTCAGCCCGGTCCCTCAGCCTGGTCCCTCAGCCCAAGCCCTCAGCCCGGTCCctcaaccctgtccctcaggcCGGTCCCTCAGCCCGGACCTTCAACACTGTCCCTTAGCCCTGTCCCTCAGCCCTCTCCCTCagccctctccctctccctcagctCGGTCCCTCAActctgtccctcagccctatcTCACAGTCCTGTCCCTCAATCCAGTCCCTCAACtctgtccctcagccctgtcccTCAGACCAGTCCCTCAGTCCTGTCTCACAGCCCTGTCCCTCAGCCCAGTCCCTCATCCCTGTCCCTCAACCCTGTCCCTCAGCCTGGTCCCGCAGCCCATTCCCTCAGCTCGGTCCCTCAActctgtccctcagccctatcTCAAAGTCCAGTCCCTCAGCCCGGTCCCTCAGCCCTGTCTCTCAGCCCTGTCCCTCTGCCCAGTCCCTCAGCCCTGTCTCACAGCCCTGTCCCTCAGCCCAGTCCCTCATCCCTGTCTCTCAGCCCTGTCCCTCAGCCCAGTCCCTCAGCCCTGTCTCAAGCCCTGTCCCTCAGCCCAGTCCCTCATccctgtccctcagccctgtcccTCAACCCGGTCCCTCAGCCCTGTCCCTCAACCCGGTCCCTCAACCCAGACCCTCAACGTTGTCCCTCAGCCCTGTTTCTCAGCCCATTCCCTCAGCCCATTCCCTCAGCCCTGTCCCTCAACCCTATCCCTCAGCCCGGTCCCACAACCCTGTCCCTCAGCCTGGTCCCTCAACCCTGTCCCTCAACCCTGTCCATCAGCCCCATTCCTCAGCTCTCTCCCTCAGCCCTCTCCCTCAACCCAGTCCCTcaaccctgtccctcagccctgtcccTCAGCTCTCTCCCTCAGCCCTCTCCCACAACCCGGTCCCCNNNNCCGCAGCCCATTCCCTCAGCTCGGTCCCTCAACTCTGTCCCTCAGCCCTCTCCCACAACCCGGTCCCTCAACCATATCCCGCAACCCTTCCCTCAGCCCAGTCACTcaaccctgtccctcagccctgtcctTCAGCTcagtccctcaacactgtccctcgGCCCTGTCCATCAGCCGCATCCCTCAGCCCGGTCCCTCTGCCTGGTCCCTCAAACCTGTCCCTCAGCCTGGTCCCTCAACGCTGTCCCTCAGCCCTCTCCCTCAGCCCTCTCCCTCAGCCCGACCCTCAGCCCGGTCCCTCAGCCCTGTCCCTCAACCCTTCACTCAGCCCTGTCCCTCAGtcctgtccctcagccctgtcccTCATTCGGTCCCTCAACCCTGTCTCTCAACCCTGTCCCTCAACCCTGTCCCTCAACCCTGcccctcaacactgtccctcaaCTCTGTCACTCATCCCTGTCCCTCAGCCCGATCCCTCAGCCCTGTCCCTCAGCCCGGTCCCTCANNNNNNNNNNNNNNNNNNNNNNNNNNNNNNNNNNNNNNNNNNNNNNNNNNNNNNNNNNNNNNNNNNNNNNNNNNNNNNNNNNNNNNNNNNNNNNNNNNNNNNNNNNNNNNNNNNNNNNNNNNNNNNNNNNNNNNNNNNNNNNNNNNNNNNNNNNNNNNNNNNNNNNNNNNNNNNNNNNNNNNNNNNNNNNNNNNNNNNNNNNNNNNNNNNNNNNNNNNNNNNNNNNNNNNNNNNNNNNNNNNNNNNNNNNNNNNNNNNNNNNNNNNNNNNNNNNNNNNNNNNNNNNNNNNNNNNNNNNNNNNNNNNNNNNNNNNNNNNNNNNNNNNNNNNNNNNNNNNNNNNNNNNNNNNNNNNNNNNNNNNNNNNNNNNNNNNNNNNNNNNNNNNNNNNNNNNNNNNNNNNNNNNNNNNNNNNNNNNNNNNNNNNNNNNNNNNNNNNNNNNNNNNNNNNNNNNNNNNNNNNNNNNNNNNNNNNNNNNNNNNNNNNNNNNNNNNNNNNNNNNNNNNNNNNNNNNNNNNNNNNNNNNNNNNNNNNNNNNNNNNNNNNNNNNNNNNNNNNNNNNNNNNNNNNNNNNNNNNNNNNNNNNNNNNNNNNNNNNNNNNNNNNNNNNNNNNNNNNNNNNNNNNNNNNNNNNNNNNNNNNNNNNNNNNNNNNNNNNNNNNNNNNNNNNNNNNNNNNNNNNNNNNNNNNNNNNNNNNNNNNNNNNNNNNNNNNNNNNNNNNNNNNNNNNNNNNNNNNNNNNNNNNNNNNNNNNNNNNNNNNNNNNNNNNNNNNNNNNNNNNNNNNNNNNNNNNNNNNNNNNNNNNNNNNNNNNNNNNNNNNNNNNNNNNNNNNNNNNNNNNNNNNNNNNNNNNNNNNNNNNNNNNNNNNNNNNNNNNNNNNNNNNNNNNNNNNNNNNNNNNNNNNNNNNNNNNNNNNNNNNNNNNNNNNNNNNNNNNNNNNNNNNNNNNNNNNNNNNNNNNNNNNNNNNNNNNNNNNNNNNNNNNNNNNNNNNNNNNNNNNNNNNNNNNNNNNNNNNNNNNNNNNNNNNNNNNNNNNNNNNNNNNNNNNNNNNNNNNNNNNNNNNNNNNNNNNNNNNNNNNNNNNNNNNNNNNNNNNNNNNNNNNNNNNNNNNNNNNNNNNNNNNNNNNNNNNNNNNNNNNNNNNNNNNNNNNNNNNNNNNNNNNNNNNNNNNNNNNNNNNNNNNNNNNNNNNNNNNNNNNNNNNNNNNNNNNNNNNNNNNNNNNNNNNNNNNNNNNNNNNNNNNNNNNNNNNNNNNNNNNNNNNNNNNNNNNNNNNNNNNNNNNNNNNNNNNNNNNNNNNNNNNNNNNNNNNNNNNNNNNNNNNNNNNNNNNNNNNNNNNNNNNNNNNNNNNNNNNNNNNNNNNNNNNNNNNNNNNNNNNNNNNNNNNNNNNNNNNNNNNNNNNNNNNNNNNNNNNNNNNNNNNNNNNNNNNNNNNNNNNNNNNNNNNNNNNNNNNNNNNNNNNNNNNNNNNNNNNNNNNNNNNNNNNNNNNNNNNNNNNNNNNNNNNNNNNNNNNNNNNNNNNNNNNNNNNNNNNNNNNNNNNNNNNNNNNNNNNNNNNNNNNNNNNNNNNNNNNNNNNNNNNNNNNNNNNNNNNNNNNNNNNNNNNNNNNNNNNNNNNNNNNNNNNNNNNNNNNNNNNNNNNNNNNNNNNNNNNNNNNNNNNNNNNNNNNNNNNNNNNNNNNNNNNNNNNNNNNNNNNNNNNNNNNNNNNNNNNNNNNNNNNNNNNNNNNNNNNNNNNNNNNNNNNNNNNNNNNNNNNNNNNNNNNNNNNNNNNNNNNNNNNNNNNNNNNNNNNNNNNNNNNNNNNNNNNNNNNNNNNNNNNNNNNNNNNNNNNNNNNNNNNNNNNNNNNNNNNNNNNNNNNNNNNNNNNNNNNNNNNNNNNNNNNNNNNNNNNNNNNNNNNNNNNNNNNNNNNNNNNNNNNNNNNNNNNNNNNNNNNNNNNNNNNNNNNNNNNNNNNNNNNNNNNNNNNNNNNNNNNNNNNNNNNNNNNNNNNNNNNNNNNNNNNNNNNNNNNNNNNNNNNNNNNNNNNNNNNNNNNNNNNNNNNNNNNNNNNNNNNNNNNNNNNNNNNNNNNNNNNNNNNNGCGGTGAGGGAGGTCTCCCCAGTgttggtgacagtgagggaggtcTCCCCGGTATTGGTGACGGTGAGGGAGGTCTCCCCGGTATCGGTGACGGTGAGGGAGGTCTCCCCGGCATCGGTGACGGTGAGGGAGGTCTCCCCGGTGttggtgacagtgaggaaggtctCCACGGTAtcggtgacagtgatggaggtcTCCCCGGTATcggtgacagtgagggaggtcTCCCCGGTGTCGGTGACGGTGAGGGAGGTCACTCCGATATcggtgaaggtgagggaggtcACCCCGGTgttggtgacagtgagggaggtcTCCCCGGTGTCGGTGACGGTGAGGGAGGTCACTCCGATATcggtgaaggtgagggaggtcACCCCGGTgttggtgacagtgagggaggtcTCCCCGGTATCGGTGACAGTAAGGGAGGTCTCCCCGGTATCGGTGATGGAGAGGGGTGTTTCCCCGGTGTCGGTGACGGTGAGGGAGGTCGCTCCGGCATCGGTGACGGTGAGGGAGGTCTCCCCGGTgttggtgacagtgagggaggtcTCCACGGTAtcggtgacagtgatggaggtaTCCCCGGTATCGGTGACAGTGACGGAGGTCTCTCCGATATCAGTGACGGTGAGGGAGGTCGCTCCGATATcggtgaaggtgagggaggtcTCCCCGGTGTCGGTGACGGTGAGGGAGGTCGCTCCGATATcggtgaaggtgagggaggtcTCCCCGGTATCGGTGACAGTAAGGGAGGTCTCCCCGGTATCGGTGATGGAGAGGGGTGTTTCCCCGGTGTCGGTGACGGTGAGGGAGGTCTCCCCGATATCGGTGACGGTGAAGGAGGTCTCCCCGGTATCGGTGACGGTGAGGGAGGTCTCCCCGGCATcggtgacagtgagggaggtcTCCCCGGTATCGGGGACGGTGAGGGAGGTCTCCCCGGTGTCGGTGACGGTGAGGGAGGTCTCTCCGATATcggtgaaggtgagggaggtcTCCCCGGTATCGATGAGAGTGAGGGAGGTCTCCCCGATATCGGTGACGGTGAGGGAGGTCTCCCCGGTATcggtgacagtgagggaggtcTCCCCGATATCGGTGACGGTGAGGGAGGTCTCCCCGGTGTCGGTGACGGTGAGGGAGGTCTCCCCGATATCGGTGACGGTGAGGGAGGTCTCCCCGGTATCAGTGACGGTGAGGGAGGTCTGCCCGATATCGGTGACGTGAGGGAGTTCTCCCCGGTATCGGTGACGGTGAGGGAGGTCTCCCCGGTATCGGTGACGGTGAGGGAGGTCTCCCCGGTGTCGGTGGCGGTGAGGGAGGTCTCCCCGATGTTGGTGACGGTGAGGGAGGTCTCCCCGGTGTCGGTGACGGTGAGGGAGGTCTCCCCGGTATCGGTGACGGTGAGGGAGGTCTCCCCGGTGTCGGTGGCGGTGAGGGAGGTCTCCCCGGTGTTGGTGACGGTGAGGGAGGTCACCCCGGTgttggtgacagtgagggaggtcTCCCCGGTGTCGGTGACGGTGAGGGAGGTCTCCCCGGTGTTGGTGACGGTGAGGGAGGTCGCTCCGGTGTTGGTGCCGGTGAGGTTCGACAGCTGTTCTTCTGGACTGTGAGTGAACTGGAGCCCTCAGCAAAGATCGTCAAACTTTTAACTTCCTTCC
The Chiloscyllium plagiosum isolate BGI_BamShark_2017 unplaced genomic scaffold, ASM401019v2 scaf_8748, whole genome shotgun sequence genome window above contains:
- the LOC122546447 gene encoding putative per-hexamer repeat protein 5; its protein translation is PEEQLSNLTVTNIGETSLTGTDTGETSLTVIDTGETSLTVTDTGETSLTATDTGETSLTVIDTGQTSLTVTDTGETSLTVTDTGETSLTVIDTGETSLTITDTGETSLTVTDTGETSLTITDTGETSLTVIDTGETSLTVTDTGETSLTVTDTGETSLTGTNTGETTLTMLYGNTGVWEYGEPGLRNIPEEQLSNLTGTNTGATSLTVTNTGETSLTVTDTGETSLTVTNTGVTSLTVTNTGETSLTATDTGETSLTVTDTGETSLTVTDTGETSLTVTNIGETSLTATDTGETSLTVTDTGETSLTTSLTVTDTGETSLTVTDIGETSLTVTDTGETSLTVTDIGETSLTVTDTGETSLTVTDIGETSLTLIDTGETSLTFTDIGETSLTVTDTGETSLTVPDTGETSLTVTDAGETSLTVTDTGETSFTVTDIGETSLTVTDTGETPLSITDTGETSLTVTDTGETSLTFTDIGATSLTVTDTGETSLTFTDIGATSLTVTDIGETSVTVTDTGDTSITVTDTVETSLTVTNTGETSLTVTDAGATSLTVTDTGETPLSITDTGETSLTVTDTGETSLTVTNTGVTSLTFTDIGVTSLTVTDTGETSLTVTNTGVTSLTFTDIGVTSLTVTDTGETSLTVTDTGETSITVTDTVETFLTVTNTGETSLTVTDAGETSLTVTDTGETSLTVTNTGETSLT